One genomic segment of Scylla paramamosain isolate STU-SP2022 chromosome 11, ASM3559412v1, whole genome shotgun sequence includes these proteins:
- the LOC135104661 gene encoding glutamate receptor ionotropic, NMDA 1-like, with translation MNYFPYISYKSSRDVPGNVAYLTDSLNTRMITVLARSLNFTYDVREPEDEQWGLEISGGNWTGIVGTLQHEKADFSMDLTLTPQRAAVVEFCRVYIDEDTVILSTKPRPLPEYLSLINPFGGLVWMMVVVEIFVWAATLWLLLNISVHVYGGWRLSFNSALFYGWGLLLEEQPFRPPKEPAGKVLHYDPEYKGSENYQRT, from the exons ATGAATTACTTCCCCTACATCAGCTACAAGAGCTCCCGTGACGTCCCCGGCAACGTGGCCTACCTCACCGACTCCCTCAACACCAGGATGATCACTGTACTTGCCAGGAGCCTCAATTTCAC TTACGATGTGCGGGAGCCCGAGGACGAGCAGTGGGGACTTGAAATCAGCGGAGGCAATTGGACAGGGATCGTTGGGACACTTCAGCATGAGAAAGCAGACTTCTCCATGGACCTCACACTGACACCACAAAGAGCAGCAGTCGTGGAGTTCTGCAGAGTGTACATTGATGAAGACACTGTCATCCTGTCCACAAAACCAAGGCCCCTACCTGAGTACTTGTCTTTAATTAATCCGTTTGGAG GTCTGGtgtggatgatggtggtggtggaaatattTGTATGGGCGGCGACGCTTTGGCTCCTGTTAAATATCAGCGTGCATGTGTACGGGGGTTGGCGCCTCAGCTTTAATTCTGCACTCTTTTATGGTTGGGGGCTGCTTCTGGAGGAGCAACCGTTCCGGCCACCGAAGGAACCCGCAGGCAAGGTATTACATTATGATCCGGAGTACAAAGGCTCCGAAAATTACCAAAGGACATGA